The genome window CACCTTGAAGAACGCTTCCGGCACCTGCACCTTGTTCTTGCCGATGGTCTTGTGCTTCTGATTGAAGTAGACCGGACCACAGACAATGTACACATCACCATACTTCTCTGCCCATGTGCGGCATTGTTTCTCTATCGTATTCCACAGTCCGCTGTTCAAAGCAGGACTCTGAGGACAGACATTCGTCATCAGGAAACTCTGTTCCATTGCCAGTTCACTCCAGTGATTATCACCCGCAGGACACATGTGTCCACGGTCGTAACCTGACCGCATATAGTCGTAGGTGTCAACACGTGGTTCCGGGACATCCTCATCTGGGTGAAAACCAATGCCTTTACGCTTTGCAGGTCCATTGGTGTGGTCGTCTGTCAGATGCCATGCAACCCAGTTAGGTGTGCGCATCTCCATATTATAAGAAGCTGTATAACCCTCACGATAAAGCAGTATCGACGGAACACCAGCCTTGCCGACAGGAATTTCCAAGCCCTGTCTGTAGCCTGTCTTCTTGGCTTGGGCATCCCTATTCTTCGTGTTTGAAGTCTTTTCGGCATCCTCTTGCTTGTTCTGCTGAACCTCGCTGAAGGGCTGGTCAAAAGTAGATAAATGTCCTTTCCTGCTTCCTCCCTGGCATGCAACAGCCATCAAGGACAAGGAAAGGACAATGGTTTTAAGGCATATTCGTTTCATCGTTCAATTCCCGACAACCGTATTAGTTGCATCTGGAGCATGCTCTGTAGCCTTCGTTCAGGGCTGCCTTTAAAGATATACGGGAGTAGTTTCCACGCCAAAGAGCAGGACAGGATGTGCGGGAATGGTGGCATGAGCCTGTAGGAGTTATATATACCATGCGCCCGACACTGGCTGAACGTGACGTTGTCCTACGGCTTCTCTGTTTCTTAGCCTTTGCACGGTGGTGGTTTCTTGTGCCTTTGTGCTTCTTTTGTTTTTGTACGCCAGCTGTAGAAAGTTCAGTGCGGTTAACCTCTAAGGTTTCGTAACTAAAACTGCTTGTTCCCAACAGCATCGCTATCAGGAAGAGAAAGGAAAGTAGATTTTTCATATAAACTGTTTTTAAAATTAATTGATAACGCTTACAAAGTTACAATTTTCTTGTTAGTTTAAGCTGCTTTTCAAATACAAAAAATGAATTAAGATGAATATGTGAAGTGCAGGGGAATAGCAAGTGCCATATTGATATAGTCCCCATACAGTTCTCTCCTTTCATTCGTATCTATAGTAAATAAAGTACGCTTAAACAGGTATGACTGGCATAGGAAAACCTGTATCTGTTATCCGCTTCCTCCTTGTTTTGTCTTGATAGAATCATTATGGATTACATTGTTTGCATGACTTGTCCGCACTGTGATGTATCTTTGTCCAGAAATTCTATTGTATTCCTAATTTGTGAGTATTGTCCTTCTTATCAGTCAAACAGTACCAAAGTGGTTTTGTCTAAACTCTTCCCATTCATCATATCCACGTGAAAAAGGGAAGGTTCATAATTCTGAAACCTTCCCTTTCTGCATGGCTTATTGCTTACTTCCTCTTCAAGATTCGTTGTGCACAGTCTGCCAGTACCACTACTGCTCCTGCCAGGATACATACGTCTTTGATAACAAGGCGTCCAGCACCAGTGAGTAACGGGAATCCATGCTCTCCACTTCCTAAATCAGGAACCCATACTTCAGGTGTAGTTACGAGGAAAGACAGTGTCCCAAAGGTCATCAACGTGACCAGCCCCGTACCAATAAACCCGACTTTAGGGAACCAGATGCCTAACAAAGTCAAAAAGCCGAATGACATGATGGCAACACCCAGTCCGTGGGAGAAGGTGTATGTGTTGTTTGCCTTATGCCATTCGTGCTTAACCTTGTCAAACTCACCTTCTTTGAGTTTATAATCCTTATACTCTGGCGCATCCTTTGCATAGAAAAAACTCATGAAAGGACTGTTTGCAACGAAAGGAACGATACCTTCCGCTTCATAATTCCAGAACTTCAACCCACCAATCCATACAAAGATGATAAAGATGGCAATACGTACCATATGAATACCAGCACCTTTCAGAGAAGCTGCAGTGTTGAGTACGAAATCTATCAGTAATTTAACTTTGCTCATAAATATTGTTATAAAATTAATAATTGTATCTGCTCCTTATTCTGCCGTTTGCAGTTTAAGCCCGTATTTCATTGTTATATTCCCTTGTTTTTATCCTTGAATATGTGAATCTTTTTATCTCTAACATGTAATTTATCGGCAAAGATATACAATTGTCATCAAACCACAAAAGATTATATTGTATTTATTCCAATCTTCTTCCTTTTTTTGTTTACAAGTGGCATAAAAAACATCATACCATTACTCCAAATTCCGGAAAATCTGAATATATCCCAAACGCATAGAAGGTTCACAGTGTTTACTCCCCCTCTTCGTCTGGAGAGGGCTTGGGGTGAGACCTTTTGTCCATTTTTTTCCTATCCCTGTTTTCAATCTACGCTTTCCTGCACTCGAATTAAGCCCAGATTGGAGTTCAAAAGGGCGTTAATTGAGGCCTAACTAAGGCTTAATTGAAGTCCAATTAAGCACCTTTTCTTTCGCACCTTTGTAACGTATTGAATTGTTGTTAGTTATAAACTTGAAAACAATAAGAGTTATGCTTGGGTTTTAAGGGAGAATGGCAAGGATTATTGTAAATATATTTCAAAGCTCGTACTGCGGTAAAACGTTATATAGAAGACTGGAAAAAGCAATATGAAAAACATACAGTTACTTTGGCTTTATTCCCTATCGGTTGTCAGCTCATTGATAAGTCGGGGCTTGTCTTGTAATACATTATTATATGATAACTTATAAAATAGCATTTCTGATGTCGGTTATCAGGAAGCCATTTTCAACAGCCATTTATGTTCTGATGGATGATTTGGGTTAAAAGAAGGGAGATGATAATTCACTAATTGTAAGTATTGTATAAGACAATTATTCTCTTTATCTTTGCATCCGCAAATCGTAAAAAATGAAAGTGTGAGACTGACTTTATTTGCAGATGCCTGCAGACTTGGTCTGAAACCTGAGTAAACCATACAGACTTGTCTTCTTCTCTGTGATAATAGGGGAGTGGTGGGTCCACATTAAAAACAAACATTTGTAATCTGAGTATAATGAACAAATCAAAATTGAGCTATGAAAGGCGTATCAGGTACTCTGTATCCGCCGCTCTCTTGTGTTCTTTGTTCCTGTTCTCGCCTGCTTTCGTACCAGTGCTGTCGGCGCATGGGAGGGAAGTTGGTGTCGAAGAGGACAAGGATGCTAAGTCATCTGTTACATTCCGGGTCGTTGCCGAGCAGTCGCAGGACCCGCTTATTGGTGCCATCGTTCGTTGTGAAGGGCTTGACAAGCCTGCTGTCACAGACATAGACGGCAGGTGTATTGTCAA of Prevotella fusca JCM 17724 contains these proteins:
- a CDS encoding DUF417 family protein, encoding MSKVKLLIDFVLNTAASLKGAGIHMVRIAIFIIFVWIGGLKFWNYEAEGIVPFVANSPFMSFFYAKDAPEYKDYKLKEGEFDKVKHEWHKANNTYTFSHGLGVAIMSFGFLTLLGIWFPKVGFIGTGLVTLMTFGTLSFLVTTPEVWVPDLGSGEHGFPLLTGAGRLVIKDVCILAGAVVVLADCAQRILKRK
- a CDS encoding DNA/RNA non-specific endonuclease, whose translation is MKRICLKTIVLSLSLMAVACQGGSRKGHLSTFDQPFSEVQQNKQEDAEKTSNTKNRDAQAKKTGYRQGLEIPVGKAGVPSILLYREGYTASYNMEMRTPNWVAWHLTDDHTNGPAKRKGIGFHPDEDVPEPRVDTYDYMRSGYDRGHMCPAGDNHWSELAMEQSFLMTNVCPQSPALNSGLWNTIEKQCRTWAEKYGDVYIVCGPVYFNQKHKTIGKNKVQVPEAFFKVVLCLQDEPKAIGFICRNVSAKGHKKTDYVNSVDEVERITGMDFFPQLPDDIEQRIERRTDIAEW